In the Qipengyuania gelatinilytica genome, GACGACCAGAGAGACGGGAACGCCTTCGAGCTTCGCCTTTTCGATCTGGGCCACGACGTCCTGCTCGAAAGCGCGGCGCGTCCTAAGGCCGGTGAGCATGTCCATCTCGGCGCGCTCGCGCACAGCCTTGATCTGGTCGTAGACGCAGGCACCGACCAGAACCATCGCCGCAACCAGAGAGATCAGCGAAAGCGACAGGTTCACGACCGAATAGTAGAGCGATTCCCGATAGGCGTCCGCCGCAATCGAGGATTCTACCAGCAGTGTCAGAACCGGGCGGATCAGGAATTGGGCTGCCAGTAGCGCCTGGACGGCGATAATCAGCTTGTCGATCGCTTCGCGCTGGTGTGCGCCGAGCAGCGTCATCGTACCGATTAGGTACATGGCACCATAGCCGGTATTCACGATGATCAGGCGCGGAGCGATGTCCGTCGATAGCAAGACTGCGACCGCCAGCGTGGTCGCGGAGAGCCCGTAAATCGTCAGATGCACGCCCAGATAGGGCGGCTGGCCCACTCGCATCGCAAGGCCCCACAGCCCGCTGACGACCGAGAGCGTGTAGAAGAACTGGGTTACATGGAAAATGTAGAGCGTGCTCGTATCGAGCAGGTGAGTCGCAGCGAAACCGAGGGCGAAAAACAGGTAGGACGCGGCGAAAGCGAGCACGTAATTGCCCATCTTGCCGCGGTTCCACATCACCAGGAACACGAGCATGAAGACCACCGCCATGGTAGGCGTGATCAAGCCGATAATCTGTTCTCTCATGGTTCCGCCCCGAACCTCCTTGCCCCCTATTAGGCAGAGAAGGTTAACGGGTAGTTAGGGTGTCGCACGGTTACAAGTGCCGCCCGCGCTATGTGTTCTTACTATTGCAAACCAGTCACATATGTAACGGATTCACTCGGCCGCTGGCATCGAAATCGGCTCTTCGCGGTTGGCGAGAACGCCGACAACGGCGGTCCAGACCGCCACGTTCTGGCGCAGCTGGACGGGATCGATCTTGTCCAGCGTATCATCCGCCGTGTGATGCAGGTCGAAATAGCGCGTGCCGTCCTGTTGCAGGTCGATCAGCGGCCCTTTCTGCTCTCGCACAAGGTTGAGGTCCGCGCCGCCGCTGGCGGTGAGGCTGCTGGGCGCAACGCCGAAGCGGCCCACTGCGGCGGCGATTTCGCGGAAAAGCGCCGGATCGCTCGCGGTGAAGTTGCTTTCGAGGCGCCAGATGCGATCGGCACCGAAATCGCTCTCGAGGCCGACATAGACCGGCTCGTCGAGGTGGGCTTCGGCATATGCCTTCGAACCCCAGAGGCCGGTCTCCTCAGCCCCTGCGAAAAGGAGACGGATTGTGCGCAGCGGCTGGCCTTCCGCCGCTACGTGCTTGGCCGCTGCTGCAATGATGCCGCAGCCCGCACCGTCGTCGATCGCACCGGTACCCAGGTCCCAGCTGTCGAGGTGGCAGGCGAGCAACACGGGGGGAAGCGAAGGATCGCGGCCGACTATCTCGCCCACGACATTGCCGCTGCGGGTCGTGCCCAGGTCGCGCGGGGTCATGACCAACTTCATGCGGATCGGCGTGCCCTCGGCGCGCTCGAACATGCGCTCGAGATTGTCGGCATCGGGGTTGGAGAGCGCGCCTGCCGGGGTCGGCGTCACGCCCTCTGCAAACGTGGTGGTTCCCGTGTGCGGCACGCGGTGATTGTCGGTACCGACCGAACGGATGACGGTAGCGAGAGCGCCCTTGCTGGAAGCAAGCGAAGGCGCCATCCAGCGCGCGGGGCCTGCAAAGCCATAGTGAGAGCCGTCCTGCGCTGCCCGCATGTCGTGGCTCACGAAGGCGATCTTGCCTTCGAGACTGCCTTCTTCAGCCGCGACGAGATCGGCATAGCTCGGGAAATAGACGACCTCTGCCTCGATCCCCTCGGGGCCGGTCGCGGTGGTCGTCGAGAGCGCGGTGATCGCCATCGGCTGCGCGAAAGGCGCGGTCACCTCGGCCGTTTCGATCCCGCGAACCCAGGTCGGCATGTCGAAAGGCTCGTCGGCGATATTCGCAAAGCCGTTTGCGCGCAGCCAGTCCATCGCCCAGATGCGTCCGCGCGTTTCCTGTTCGGTACCGGGCATGCGGGGGCCGACTTCGGTGGTGATCCCTTCGACGAAATCCCAGGCGATCGTATCGCCTTCGAGCGCATCGTCAGCGCGGTCGGCGTAGGCGGGGACGGAAAGCGAGAGCGCGGCGAGCGCGAGGAGCGACTTGTTCATGAGGGCGCTTGCTAACAGCGCCAGCGGCTATGCCAAGCCTCAATCGCTCCGGCTGGCGTCCGCGTGCCCGCTCTGTTCGAAATACGCGATGGTCTTCGCAAGGCCATCACGCAGTTTCGTGGTCGCTTCCCAGCCGAGCATCTCGCGTGCGAGCATGGTGTCCGGCTTGCGGCGACGCGGATCGTCCTGCGGCAAGGGCTTGTGCACCAGCTGAGACTTGCCGCCGACGATGTCGAGCACGGTCTCGGCCAGTTCGAGCATCGAATATTCGCCCTCGTTGCCGATATTCACCGGTCCGGTGGTGTCGGCATCGGTGCCCATCATCCGCACGCAGCCGTCGATCAAATCATCGACATAACAGAAGCTGCGCGTCTGCTCGCCGTCGCCGAAGATGGTAATGTCCTCGCCGCGCAGCGCCTGCAGGATGAAGTTCGACACCACGCGCCCGTCGTTCGGGTGCATACGCGGGCCGTAAGTGTTGAAGATGCGCACGACCTTGATCGGCAAATCGTGCTGGCGGCGATAGTCGAAGAACAGCGTCTCCGCGCAGCGCTTGCCCTCGTCGTAGCAGGACCGCGGGCCGATCGGATTGACGTTGCCCCAGTAATCCTCGGTCTGCGGATGGATTTCCGGATCGCCATAAACCTCGCTGGTCGATGCCTGGAGGATCGGCACGCGAAGCCGCTTGGCGAGGCCGAGCATGTTGATCGCGCCGATCACGCTGGTCTTGGTCGTCTGGACCGGATCGAACTGGTAGTGGATCGGTGATGCCGGACAGGCGAAATTGTAGATCTCGTCCACCTCGACCGACAGCGGCATGGTGATGTCGTGGCGCAGCAGCTCGAAACGTTCGTGGCCGAGCAGGTGGGCGATATTGGCCCGCGCTCCGGTGAAGAAATTGTCGACGCACAGCACTTCGTGCCCGTCTTCGAGCAGGCGATCGCAGAGGTGCGAGCCGAGGAAACCCGCCCCGCCCGTTACCAGCACGCGCTTGGTCAGCGAATAGCGCGCCAGAGCGCCCGGTTTCGCGTCACTCATGTCTCGGAAATCTCCTGCCAGAATTGCTGTGCGCGGGTCGCGCCCTCGCTCGCCGGGTCGAACAGCGCCTCGACCGCATCGGCGAAGCGCTCGGTGTCGCCCAGATGCGCGCGCTCGGCCGTCGCGTCCGAATAGCGTTGCCACGCCTGCTCGCTCTGCGAAACAGCGAGCATCGAGCGCGCGATGCTTTCAACCGATT is a window encoding:
- a CDS encoding UDP-glucuronic acid decarboxylase family protein, with product MSDAKPGALARYSLTKRVLVTGGAGFLGSHLCDRLLEDGHEVLCVDNFFTGARANIAHLLGHERFELLRHDITMPLSVEVDEIYNFACPASPIHYQFDPVQTTKTSVIGAINMLGLAKRLRVPILQASTSEVYGDPEIHPQTEDYWGNVNPIGPRSCYDEGKRCAETLFFDYRRQHDLPIKVVRIFNTYGPRMHPNDGRVVSNFILQALRGEDITIFGDGEQTRSFCYVDDLIDGCVRMMGTDADTTGPVNIGNEGEYSMLELAETVLDIVGGKSQLVHKPLPQDDPRRRKPDTMLAREMLGWEATTKLRDGLAKTIAYFEQSGHADASRSD
- a CDS encoding M20/M25/M40 family metallo-hydrolase; the protein is MNKSLLALAALSLSVPAYADRADDALEGDTIAWDFVEGITTEVGPRMPGTEQETRGRIWAMDWLRANGFANIADEPFDMPTWVRGIETAEVTAPFAQPMAITALSTTTATGPEGIEAEVVYFPSYADLVAAEEGSLEGKIAFVSHDMRAAQDGSHYGFAGPARWMAPSLASSKGALATVIRSVGTDNHRVPHTGTTTFAEGVTPTPAGALSNPDADNLERMFERAEGTPIRMKLVMTPRDLGTTRSGNVVGEIVGRDPSLPPVLLACHLDSWDLGTGAIDDGAGCGIIAAAAKHVAAEGQPLRTIRLLFAGAEETGLWGSKAYAEAHLDEPVYVGLESDFGADRIWRLESNFTASDPALFREIAAAVGRFGVAPSSLTASGGADLNLVREQKGPLIDLQQDGTRYFDLHHTADDTLDKIDPVQLRQNVAVWTAVVGVLANREEPISMPAAE
- a CDS encoding GGDEF domain-containing protein → MREQIIGLITPTMAVVFMLVFLVMWNRGKMGNYVLAFAASYLFFALGFAATHLLDTSTLYIFHVTQFFYTLSVVSGLWGLAMRVGQPPYLGVHLTIYGLSATTLAVAVLLSTDIAPRLIIVNTGYGAMYLIGTMTLLGAHQREAIDKLIIAVQALLAAQFLIRPVLTLLVESSIAADAYRESLYYSVVNLSLSLISLVAAMVLVGACVYDQIKAVRERAEMDMLTGLRTRRAFEQDVVAQIEKAKLEGVPVSLVVADIDHFKSVNDVWGHQVGDKAIAAFGRVIEDTIRDTDIAGRIGGEEFCVLAWNCEGDAAVAMAERIRKKFGAAKVEGMPEDHRLTASFGVAGRKEGEGYGKLFARTDSALYRAKQEGRNRTLCDGDKRREKASVTPLPTVSTQKRA